Proteins encoded within one genomic window of Anopheles gambiae chromosome 3, idAnoGambNW_F1_1, whole genome shotgun sequence:
- the LOC1281021 gene encoding pickpocket protein 28 → MAPASIPIRLYSDRAAKFVRQSRPITVRKLRRTRNAGLNIFRDYCGNSSIHGFKYFVGNGRTRAEKVFWIAMCVLSIYGCASLIETVYDKWTRSPVVVTFAEKPTPVHDIPFPAVTICPVTKVKSKVLNFTTIYQHLVHGGNVTDEDYDRFLAMIQVCDFSFNKYLVKQQFDDNLVHLLQEMAPPFEELFLMCIWRGKYVNCSDLFEPTLTERGICYTFNGLGADDILRKEEYHQDFEHLGEKRSSENWSMEHGYRPNIGLKAYPRRVASPGSTAGLFVGLKSELSDMDYLCGNSFQGYQSQLHTPNQCPQISNQNIRIPMNQALTVSVDPLLITTSENVMSYSPEKRLCYYPHERYLRFFRLYTKGNCELECLSNFTLHMCGCVLFSMPRAANVHICGLAKLACCEEAESILQEQGLGSVDNSTKMLLQSCNCLPACIFLKYKTEISQSHFDWRRLTDTIHICEKELNNSELSSLAVYYKEAQFISIKRNQLFGLNDFIANCGGILGLFMGVSLLSIVEMLYFFTMKPLINYCMRRSRNSSKIATVEPYVPGGTYSITFNKFIRDAA, encoded by the exons ATGGCGCCAGCGTCAATACCGATACGGCTCTACTCCGATCGGGCGGCCAAGTTTGTGCGACAAAGCCGACCGATCACCGTGCGCAAGCTGCGAAGGACGCGAAACGCGGGATTGAATATCTTTCGCGACTACTGTGGAAATAGCTCTATCCATGGGTTCAAGTATTTCGTCGGCAATGGCCGAACGAGAGCGGAGAA GGTTTTCTGGATAGCGATGTGCGTCCTTTCGATTTACGGATGTGCTAGCCTCATAGAAACGGTGTACGATAAGTGGACACGCTCCCCGGTGGTAGTAACATTCGCAGAAAAACCAACACCAGTCCACGATATTCCTTTCCCGGCCGTTACAATCTGTCCGGTTACGAAGGTGAAATCAAAAGTGCTCAACTTTACTACCATCTATCAGCACCTTGTGCACGGTGGAAACGTGACGGATGAAGA CTACGATCGGTTCCTCGCCATGATACAGGTGTGCGACTTTTCGTTCAATAAATACTTAGTCAAACAGCAATTTGACGACAATCTCGTACACCTGCTGCAGGAGATGGCACCTCCGTTCGAGGAACTGTTTCTAATGTGCATTTGGCGAGGTAAATACGTCAACTGTAGCGATCTGTTCGAGCCAACGCTCACGGAGCGTGGCATTTGCTACACCTTCAATGGACTTGGAGCGGACGATATTCTGAGGAAGGAGGAGTACCACCAAGACTTTGAACATCTTGGAGAGAAGCGATCATCCGAGAACTGGTCAATGGAGCATGGATATCGTCCTAATATAGGGCTGAAAGCTTATCCCCGACGCGTAGCTAGCCCAGGTTCTACGGCAGGTTTGTTCGTGGGCCTGAAATCTGAACTGAGCGATATGGACTACCTGTGTGGT AACTCATTTCAGGGATATCAGTCGCAACTCCACACCCCAAACCAATGTCCACAGATCTCAAACCAAAACATTCGCATTCCGATGAACCAAGCACTTACCGTAAGCGTTGATCCGTTGCTTATCACCACCTCGGAGAACGTGATGTCCTACAGTCCGGAGAAAAGGCTGTGCTACTATCCGCACGAACGCTATCTGCGCTTTTTCCGTCTCTACACCAAGGGCAACTGTGAGCTGGAGTGTCTGTCCAACTTTACGCTGCATATGTGCGGTTGCGTCCTGTTTTCGATGCCACGAGCGGCCAACGTCCACATCTGTGGGTTGGCGAAACTGGCCTGCTGCGAAGAGGCCGAATCAATCCTCCAGGAGCAAGGACTTGGTTCGGTGGATAACTCAACGAAAATGTTGCTGCAGTCGTGCAACTGTCTGCCGGCCTGTATCTTTCTGAAGTACAAGACAGAGATCTCGCAGTCGCACTTCGATTGGCGCCGGCTAACTGACACGATTCATATCTGTGAAAAGGAACTGAATAA CTCGGAACTGTCATCTTTAGCAGTCTACTATAAAGAGGCGCAGTTTATCTCGATCAAACGCAACCAACTGTTCGGACTCAATGACTTCATCGCGAACTGTGGCGGTATTCTTGGTTTGTTTATGGGTGTCAGTTTGCTTAGCATCGTTGAGATGCTATACTTCTTTACAATGAAACCACTGATCAACTACTGTATGCGGAGGTCGAGGAACAGCTCAAAAATTGCTACCGTGGAACCGTACGTCCCTGGAGGCACCTACAGCATTACCTTTAATAAGTTTATTCGTGATGCTGCTTAG